Part of the Flavobacterium alkalisoli genome is shown below.
AAGCAAGAGACTTAGACTTTAAACACAATCTCGAGCAAAAACAAAAAATTATTGCAAGAGTTGAAGAGCTGATTCAGGAAGAGGACATAAACAAAGCCTTTAGAGAGCTACAGTCGCTTCACAAAATATGGAAAGAAGAAATTGGCCCTGTATCACGCGAGCACCGCGAGGAGATATGGAACCAGTTTAGCGACCTTACAAAGCAGCTGCATGACAAACGTGAAGCTTCTTATGCTAAGGTAAGAGAGAAGGAAGAAGAAAACCTTAAAAACAAAAAAGAGATTATTGCCAAAATTGAAGAGATTGCTAAAGAAAAAGTAAGCTCTCACAACGGATGGCAGGGACAAATAGAAAAAGTTGAAGCTTTAAGGTCTGCATTTTTTGAGGCAGGCAAAGTGCCAATTGAAGTTAATGAAGATACCTGGGCAGCCTTTAAAGGCGCTGTCAGGGATTTTAACGCTAACAAAAACGCTTTCTATAAGGATATAAAGAAAGAACAGCAGGATAACCTTGGTAAAAAGATGGCTCTTGTTGAAAAAGCTGAATCATTAAAAGACAGTGACGATTTTAATGCCACTACTCCTATAATGAAACAGATTCAGGAAGACTGGAAGAAAATAGGCCATGTTCCAAGAAAATATTCTGATAAGGTATGGAAAGAGTTTAAAGCTGCATGTAACCATTATTTTGACAGGCTACATGCTGTAAGAAACGAAGCCAATAAAGAGGAAATAGAAGCCTTTGACAAGAAAAAAGAATACCTTGACAACCTTAAGAGCTTTGAGCTTACAGGCGATCATAAAACCGACCTTGATGCTATTAAGCAACATATAGAAAACTGGAAAAATTTAGGCCGTGTACCGCAGTCAAGACGCCACATTGAAGGTAAATTCAATAAGATTCTTGATGCACTGTTCGACAAATTGAGCCTTTCTAAGAAAGATGCAGAGATGGTTAAATTCAGTAACCGTTTAGAGCAGTTGGCAGACAGCGACGATTCACGCAGAATTGAAAACGAGCAGATTTTCATTATGCGTAAAATTGACGAAGTAAATAGTGAAATCCTTCAGCTTGAAAATAATATTCAGTTTATCTCTAATGCTAAGGCCGACAATCCTTTTATAAAAGAGATTAATAAAAATATTGATCGCCATAAGGAAGAGCTTAAAACCTGGAAAGAAAAACTTAAACAGATACGAAATATCCAACAGGATAATTAAAACAAAAAACCTTCTCAACTTGAGAAGGTTTTTTGTTTTTTATAATATAGATACTATCCTTTTACAACTTTTTGGCTTCATTCCAAAACACATCCATTTCGGCAAGGGTCATATCGGCTAATGATTTACCTAGCTCACCGGCTTTACTTTCCAGGTAGGTAAAACGCTTTATAAATTTTTTATTGGTGCGCTCCAAAGCATCTTCAGGATTAACATTAAGAAAACGGGCATAGTTTATCATAGAGAACAGCACATCACCAAATTCTGATTCAATCTTATCCTGATTGCTGCCCTGTACCTCATCATGGAGCTCCTGTAGCTCTTCCTGTACTTTTTCCCAAACCTGTTCCGGTTCTTCCCAGTCAAATCCCACTCCTTTTGCCTTATCCTGAATACGGCTGGCCTTTACAAGTGCCGGCAGGCTTTTAGGTACGCCTTCCAGTACCGACTTCTTTCCTTCCTTAAGCTTAAGCTTTTCCCAGTTTTGCTTAACCTCCTCTTCGTTCTCCACCTTTATATCACCATAAATATGCGGATGGCGGTAAATCAGTTTTTCACATATTTCATTAGCCACATCAGCAATATCAAAATCACCTGTTTCACTGCCTATTTTGGCATAAAATACAATGTGCAGCAAAATATCGCCAAGTTCCTTTTTCACCTCCTGAAGGTTGTTATCCAAAATAGCATCACCCAGTTCATAAGTTTCTTCAATAGTAAGATGGCGCAGGCTTTGCAGGGTCTGTTTTTTGTCCCAGGGACACTTTTCCCTTAAATCGTCCATTATATCCAGTAACCTGTTAAAAGCCTCTAATTGCTGCTGTCTTGTATTCATAAATAATATGTTTTAAACAAAGATAAGGGTTTATAAAAAGCTATTTTAGGAGATTCCTAAAAATAAAAAAATCCTGCCGCTTTATGGGATAGCGACAGGACTTCGTTAATTTAGTAAGATAACTTTTTATTCTTCTGATTTAACCTCTTCGGCAGCCGGAGCTTCCTGTTCAGCAGGCTCATCTTTAGAAACAAGACCTTTAGCCTGAAGCATGTTATACCAGTTAAGTATTTTTTTGATATCTGAAGCATATACTCTGTCCTCATCAAACTCAGGAAGCGCTTCCCTAAAGTAATTAGTAAGGGTTGCGTTATCCTCTTTATGAGAAATTGCAGGACCGTTGTCTTCTTTAGTAGCGATAGCTCTGAATACTTCGCTTAAACGAACCTCTCCGTCATAAGTGTAAACAGATATCTCTGATAAAAGGCTAACATTGCTTCTTAAACCTACAGTTACTTTTTTACCGTCTGATAGAGATTCGGCAACAAAGCCTGTACGTGTTTGTAATTTAAGGGCATATAAACCCGGTTTTCCTGAAATTGATAATATTTTTTCGATGCTCATTGTTCTAATTTTTTTTAAAGGGAGACAAATATCTAATCTTTGGTCATAAAAACAAAAATTATCTGCCTTTTTTGGCAACAAATTTCATTTTATAATCAGGTCTTGTTTTGCCTTCCATTATATTTTGCAGTTTTTTCTGAATAAGTCTCTTTTTAAGCGACGAAATCCTGTCGGTAAAAAGTATACCTTCAATATGGTCATACTCGTGTTGTATTACACGGGCTGCAAGTCCGTCAAATACATCAGTATGTTTATTAAAGTCTTCGTCATAGTATTCTATTGTAATTCTTTCGTGACGGTATACATCCTCACGAACTTCCGGAATACTAAGACAGCCTTCGTTAAAGCCCCACTCCTCTCCTTCTTCCTTAAGGATAGTAGGGTTTATAAATGTTTTTTTGAAATTGCTTAATTGCTCCTGCTCCTCTTTAGAAAGCTCATCATCATCTGCAAACGGACTGGCATCAACAACAAAAATCCTTATACCAAGCCCTACCTGAGGTGCTGCAAGCCCTACTCCGTAAGCATTATACATAGTCTCATACATATCGGCAACTATCTGCTTAAGGTTTGGATCATCCTGAGCTACATCAACACATTTTTTCCTTAAAACCGGATCGCCATATCCTATAATCGGTAATACCATAATCTTATCCCTAATTTATTTTGGATTGAGCGCAAAAATAATAAATAAAAACGATACTCCCTTCTATAAGCCGTTTATAATGGAAAATGCTAAAGTTTTGTGAGAATTGACTCCTAAAGAAATAGAATGAATAAAGCATTTAGTACCTTTGCAAAACCATCCTACAGCGCATGATCGAGAAACTAAGACGCTTTGCAGACAGCACTAATTTTACTAAAGCAGTTATAGTAACCATAGCTTCGGCCATGCCGCTTGTTATACTTTCTCAGTTAGGTTATTTTGAATACGGTATTGCAGTGGCATTGGGTGCCTTCTTAACTTATCCTGCCGATATTCCCAGCAATTTACAGCACAAAGTAAGAGGATTACTTATTACAACCCTTATCGTATCGGGATGTACATTAATGGTAAGCCTTCTGCACCCTATACCCTGGTTATTTTATCCGTTTGCCGTAGCAATTATTTTTTTCCTGTCGATGATTTCAGTTTACGGACAAAGAGCCACTATGGTATCTTTCTCAGGATTACTGGCTGTTGCACTATCTACGGGGCACTTGCGTGAAGGTTGGGACATCCCCCTTTATACAGGGTTATCACTAGCCGGAGGACTTATATATACGGGTATATCCGTTTTATTTAAATTGGTAAGTCCGCACCGCTATACCGAACTACAAATGGTAGAATGCCTTAAGCTTACCGCTAAATACATGAAACTTCGCGGAGACCTTTGGGACAAGGACGCCGACAGGGAAGGTATAATAGAAAAACAGCTTAACCTGCAGGTCGAGATAAACACCATACACGAAAGCCTTAGGGAAATACTTATCCGTAACCGTTCTACGGCGGGTAGCTCTAACCGTAACCGTAAAATGTTACTGGTTTTTATTTCTTTGGTCGATATATTAGAGTTAGCACTTTCTACCTCGTTTGACCACAGTAAACTGCAAAATAAATTCAGTGAGCATCCCAAAGTACTGGGTACTTACCAAAACCTTGCCTACAATCTAGGTGCATCACTTAAAAAGATTGCCAAAAGCATAGAAAACAGAAAGAAATATATTTCCAAACACAACCTTATAGAAGATTTGGAAAGCGTAGACAAGGCTATAACATCTTATCGTGACGCACTGAATGAGGAAGAAGCTTCCGAAGGAGTGTGGATGTTATCTAACATGCTGCATTATGCCGAAAAGCAGGTAGAGAAAATCAAGATAATAGAACGTGCCTTTACCACAACCATAAACTTTAAGGATATAAAAGAAAGGGATAAGGACCTTCAAAAATTCCTTACCCCCGAATATTACCCTTTCAGGATACTAAAAGAAAACCTGAGCATGTCGTCTACAATATTCAGGCATTCACTAAGGTTAACCCTTACCATAATAATAGGCTTTATAATAGGTATTGTATGCAGTTCTGTACTTAAGTTGCAAAACCCTTACTGGATACTGCTTACCATTATAGTAATTATGCGTCCCGGGTATGGCCTTACCAAACAGCGTTCCCTCCAAAGGATTATAGGTACGGTTGTAGGCGGTATAATAGCTTTTGCCCTACTTAGTGTAATTAAGAGTACATCTGTAATTGCTGTACTGGCTATTACCGCTATGGTACTTGGGCTTGCCTTTACCTCTATCAATTATAGTATTGGGGCAACCTTTGTAACCATATACGTGGTATTCCTGTACGGCATGCTTACTCCTAACATTAGGGAAGTAATACAGTACAGGGTGTTTGATACTGCCATAGGGGCAGCACTAGCCTTTATAGCCAACTATTTCCTTTGGCCGGCATGGGAGTTTTTAAGCCTGCCTATGTACATCAAGAAATCTATTGAGGCCAACAGGGATTACCTTAACCAGATATCTGTTTTCTATAATGAAAAGGGAAGCGTATCTACCTCTTATAAACTTGCCAGAAAAAGCGCCTTTGTAGAGTTAGGAAACCTTATGTCGTCTTACCAGAGGATGATACAAGAGCCTAAATCCAAACAAAAACAGGTACAGCAGATATACAAACTGGCGGTACTTAACCACACCCTGTTATCATCACTGGCATCGTTAGGTACTTATATACAATCACACAAAACCTCTAAGGCTTCCAAAGCCTTTAACGTAGTGGTAGATGCGGTTATTAAAAACCTTGATCATGCAGTAACACTTTTAACGATAGATATGCAGGCAGAAGCAGCGCACCTTTCTAATAAGGAAGAACTGGCATTACGTTTTATAGAACTGAAAAACCTGAGGGCACGTGAGCTAAAGGAAAACTATATTACTGATGAGCAGGAGTTCCGCCTTAAAATGGAAGAAGCCCACCTAATAATTGAGCAACTGGTATGGCTCAACGGATTATCGGAAAAAATTGTGAAGGCAACAAAACAGCTGGAACTTAACAAATAAAAAAATCCCCATGAAAACATGGGGATTTTTTTGCAACTGTGAATTTCTATTTTTCATCAAGGCTTTCAAGCCCTAACATCTTCTCTGAATGTTCTCTTACTTCTTTAAGCAGCTCTTCGTTGTTGTTAAGCGACTGTCCGTAAGAAGGTATCATTTCTTTAAGTTTAGCCTGCCATTCTGCAGAAGCTACCTCTTCAGGGAAACAACGTGCCATTAGGTCCAGCATGATAGAAACCGCTGTAGAAGCTCCAGGAGATGCCCCTAAAAGCACTGCAAGCGAACCATCTGCACTGTTTATAACCTCCGTACCAAACTCAAGCTTACCTCCTTTTTCCTCATCTTTCTTGATAACCTGTACACGCTGTCCGGCAGTTTCAAGAACCCAGTCTTCCATTTTTGCATCCGGAAGATATTCTTTTAATGCCTCAAGCCTGTCTTCCTTAGATTGTGTTACCTGCTCGATAAGGTACTTGGTAAGCGACATATTATGGTAGCCCGCAGCAAGCATAGGGCCAATGTTATTTGCTTTTATTGAAGTAGGTAAATCGAAATAAGAACCATGCTTAAGGAACTTAGTGCTGAAACCGGCATATGGTCCGAATAAAAGTTCTCTCTTACCGTTTATCATACGGGTATCAATGTGAGGAACCGACATTGGCGGTGCCCCTACAGATGCCTTACCGTATACTTTTGCGTGGTGCTTTTTAATTACTTCTTCGTTTACACATTTAAGCCACTGTCCGCTTACAGGGAAACCTCCAAAACCATTTCCTTCAGGGATATCTGCTTTTTCTAACAGGTGAAGAGATCCTCCTCCTGCACCAATAAATATAAACTTGGTGTATTGTCTAAATTTATCACCCGTTTCAAGGTTCTTTATCTTTAGTTTCCACTTGCCGTTGCCAAGACCTGAACGTCTCATGCTCTTAACATCGTGGCCATAGTATATGTTTACCCCTTCCTGCTGAGACAGCCATGCAAACATATCGCGTGTAAGTTCACCAAAGTTCACATCGGTACCTATCTTCATGTTTGTAGCGGCAATAGGCTGCTTTTCATCACGGCCTTCCATTACTAATGGCATCCATGATTCTATGGTTTTCCTGTCGGTAGAAAACTCCATCCCTTTAAAGATTGGGAATTTTTGTAATGCTTCAAACCTTTTTCTAAGGTACTCCACATTTTCCTCACCCCAAACAAAGCTCATATGCGGAATACTCCTCACAAAATCCTCAGGGTTAGTAATTCTGTCCTTTTCTACCAGGTAAGCCCAAAATTGCTTTGATACTTCAAACCATTCGGCAATTTTTACAGCTTTTGCAGTATCTATAGAGCCGTTAGACAGCTCTGGGGTATAATTTAGTTCACAAAAGGCAGAATGCCCCGTTCCTGCATTGTTCCATGCGTCAGAACTTTCGGCAGCTGCCACATCCAGCCTTTCATAAATATCTATCTTGACCTCCGGCATAAGTTCTTTAAGGAACATACCAAGAGTGGCGCTCATAATTCCTGCGCCAATAAGAACCACATCCGGTTCGTATTGTATTGTAGTGGACATTGCGTAAAATTTGAGAGTGCAAAGTTACTTTGAATCCGTCAAAAAACTATCATAAAGCAACGTCAGTCTTTTGTTAAACTTAATTTTTATTAAAAGCTAACAAAAAGTTATATTTTTTTTCTCACTAAATAATCCTGAAGCAAAATTGTTGCGGAAATCTCATCAATTAAAGATTTATTTTGACGTTGCTTCTTTTTAAGACCACTGTCTATCATGGTTTGAAAGGCCATTTTGCTTGTAAAGCGTTCGTCAGCCCTTTCTAATTCCATATCAGGAAATTGCAGTTTAAATTTCTCCACAAAATCGTCTATCATGGCCGCACTTTGCGAAGGCTCGTTATTCATTTGTTTTGGCTCTCCAACAAGAACTTTTCCTACATTTTCCTTAGCAAAATAATCTTTTAAAAAGTCCATTAGTTTTGGGGTATCTACAGTAGTTAATCCCGATGCTATAATCTGCATTTCATCGGTTACCGCTATACCTGTTCTTTTTTGACCGTAATCTATCGCTAATACTCTTGGCATACTATTTTTTCCTTTTAGAACGAATTATCAAAACAACAATCAATACTACAATCAAGACAATCGATAGCCCTCCTAATTTCTCTCCTAATCTATATGCAAAAGATTCACCAGTAAACTGCCCCGGATTATTTTCTTCAATAGTTATACTCTTGAAATAATCTGTTTTCTCTTTTTCATTGTAGTCTAATGCATTAGTATAAGCAAAGCTATACATGTAGCCTCCTAAATACAAAACAATGAACTCTATTTTTTTATTTTTATTCTCTCCAAACGAAGAACGAAGTGCCTTAAAACCACTAATATCTACTATTGTTGTATCTAAAAGCTTATACCCGGAACTCTCCTCCGTTTTATCTACAATACCTTTATTTGTTTCTGTATAAAAGTCCTTAAGACTTTTAAAATCGTAAGGCATATCTTCACTATTTCCCACTTTTAACCTTTGAAATACAAAAACTGAATTCTCTACACCCGATACCGCAGCATTAATTTCAAGATTATCCATAATAGTATCCATTTTAGTTACAGGACCCTGCATTTTTACAGATACAAAATCATCAAATTTTTGTGTAGACAAAGTATCCTGTTGGGCAAAACAGGAAAGAGTAATCATAAAAAAGAATAATACCTTTAATTTCATTTTTTAATATTTCCCCCAAATATATCATTTTAATTGCCCTACCCTTAACAGTAAAGGAAAATAAACCTTTCTATCTCCTTTTTCCCAAACTTCTTTGAGCTCATCCCTTATAATATCAACAGGATTTGTATTATGCTCTTTAATATAATGCTGCACTGCCGACCATGTTTCCAAATACCCTGTAAGCTGCTCAAACTCCCAGGTAAACTCATTTACAAACCGAGGGATTTCCTGCTCATTAAAGGGAAAAGGTATCGTTGTGTAGTTTTCATCAAGATAACGTCGCTCAGGATCCCAATACGGTCCGGTTATATCTTCGTAAAAATGTCGGAGTATCTTATCGGCTTCTGCATTGGTATACAGCAGTCCGTAACCCATTACCGCAAAAATACCGTCAGGCTTTAATATGCGATACACCTCTTTGTAAAAAGCATCAAAATCAAACCAGTGTATAGCCTGTGCAACAGTTATAAGATCGAAACTATTATCATCAAACTCCGTTTTTTCAGCAGAACTTACACTGTAAATTATATTTTCTTTTTTGGCGGCATTATCAAGTTGCTTTTGGCTAATATCATTAGCAAATACTTTTGTAAAATACCCTGAAAGCAGGGCTGCTACCTGTCCGTTTCCGGTGGCTACGTCAAGTGCAAGCTCCCTGTTCTTAACCTGCGATACTATATACTCTATCATTTCCTGCGGATAGGAAGGGCGAAATTTGGCATACTGCCCTGCCTGAGTTGAAAAATTGTCTTTCATAATACTATTAATACGATACATAAAGATAATGAAACCGCCAATAATTTAATAGAATGTAATTAGTTTGTGATATTTGTTTATTCGCTTTTAGTATTGAAAAGCCTATTATTATCTTTGCACAAAATAAATTTTTACAATGAGCAACTTACAAACCATTATAGAGCAGGCCTGGGAAAACAGAGCGCTGTTACAGGAAGAAACAACTACCAGTGCAATTCGCGAAGTTATAGAACTGCTTGATGCAGGAAAACTTAGGGTTGCAGAGCCTGTTGA
Proteins encoded:
- a CDS encoding DUF349 domain-containing protein; protein product: MLEEKNDNLHDADGQELKQLNSAINKNELANEPNAENKGLDELGDIHETEGQMPFAPQEVLNAGLEEDGTPKKKTAVEAIEDSNAEDSEDDSAADRHDIPMQNYEAFSMEKLTDELEKLVAHEKVMSVKDHVEEIKKEFYSKYNHLIEEKRDEYSHDNDGDTSGFDYHFPLKNRFDAYYNQYREKRNAHYKRLQNDLKGNLETRLALIEELKNLIDGDENISDALKHINDIRERWKTAGPIPRDKYNHVWNNFHFHIERFYDHLHLDREARDLDFKHNLEQKQKIIARVEELIQEEDINKAFRELQSLHKIWKEEIGPVSREHREEIWNQFSDLTKQLHDKREASYAKVREKEEENLKNKKEIIAKIEEIAKEKVSSHNGWQGQIEKVEALRSAFFEAGKVPIEVNEDTWAAFKGAVRDFNANKNAFYKDIKKEQQDNLGKKMALVEKAESLKDSDDFNATTPIMKQIQEDWKKIGHVPRKYSDKVWKEFKAACNHYFDRLHAVRNEANKEEIEAFDKKKEYLDNLKSFELTGDHKTDLDAIKQHIENWKNLGRVPQSRRHIEGKFNKILDALFDKLSLSKKDAEMVKFSNRLEQLADSDDSRRIENEQIFIMRKIDEVNSEILQLENNIQFISNAKADNPFIKEINKNIDRHKEELKTWKEKLKQIRNIQQDN
- the mazG gene encoding nucleoside triphosphate pyrophosphohydrolase, whose amino-acid sequence is MNTRQQQLEAFNRLLDIMDDLREKCPWDKKQTLQSLRHLTIEETYELGDAILDNNLQEVKKELGDILLHIVFYAKIGSETGDFDIADVANEICEKLIYRHPHIYGDIKVENEEEVKQNWEKLKLKEGKKSVLEGVPKSLPALVKASRIQDKAKGVGFDWEEPEQVWEKVQEELQELHDEVQGSNQDKIESEFGDVLFSMINYARFLNVNPEDALERTNKKFIKRFTYLESKAGELGKSLADMTLAEMDVFWNEAKKL
- a CDS encoding DUF5606 family protein, with the protein product MSIEKILSISGKPGLYALKLQTRTGFVAESLSDGKKVTVGLRSNVSLLSEISVYTYDGEVRLSEVFRAIATKEDNGPAISHKEDNATLTNYFREALPEFDEDRVYASDIKKILNWYNMLQAKGLVSKDEPAEQEAPAAEEVKSEE
- the def gene encoding peptide deformylase, yielding MVLPIIGYGDPVLRKKCVDVAQDDPNLKQIVADMYETMYNAYGVGLAAPQVGLGIRIFVVDASPFADDDELSKEEQEQLSNFKKTFINPTILKEEGEEWGFNEGCLSIPEVREDVYRHERITIEYYDEDFNKHTDVFDGLAARVIQHEYDHIEGILFTDRISSLKKRLIQKKLQNIMEGKTRPDYKMKFVAKKGR
- a CDS encoding FUSC family membrane protein is translated as MIEKLRRFADSTNFTKAVIVTIASAMPLVILSQLGYFEYGIAVALGAFLTYPADIPSNLQHKVRGLLITTLIVSGCTLMVSLLHPIPWLFYPFAVAIIFFLSMISVYGQRATMVSFSGLLAVALSTGHLREGWDIPLYTGLSLAGGLIYTGISVLFKLVSPHRYTELQMVECLKLTAKYMKLRGDLWDKDADREGIIEKQLNLQVEINTIHESLREILIRNRSTAGSSNRNRKMLLVFISLVDILELALSTSFDHSKLQNKFSEHPKVLGTYQNLAYNLGASLKKIAKSIENRKKYISKHNLIEDLESVDKAITSYRDALNEEEASEGVWMLSNMLHYAEKQVEKIKIIERAFTTTINFKDIKERDKDLQKFLTPEYYPFRILKENLSMSSTIFRHSLRLTLTIIIGFIIGIVCSSVLKLQNPYWILLTIIVIMRPGYGLTKQRSLQRIIGTVVGGIIAFALLSVIKSTSVIAVLAITAMVLGLAFTSINYSIGATFVTIYVVFLYGMLTPNIREVIQYRVFDTAIGAALAFIANYFLWPAWEFLSLPMYIKKSIEANRDYLNQISVFYNEKGSVSTSYKLARKSAFVELGNLMSSYQRMIQEPKSKQKQVQQIYKLAVLNHTLLSSLASLGTYIQSHKTSKASKAFNVVVDAVIKNLDHAVTLLTIDMQAEAAHLSNKEELALRFIELKNLRARELKENYITDEQEFRLKMEEAHLIIEQLVWLNGLSEKIVKATKQLELNK
- a CDS encoding malate:quinone oxidoreductase, with protein sequence MSTTIQYEPDVVLIGAGIMSATLGMFLKELMPEVKIDIYERLDVAAAESSDAWNNAGTGHSAFCELNYTPELSNGSIDTAKAVKIAEWFEVSKQFWAYLVEKDRITNPEDFVRSIPHMSFVWGEENVEYLRKRFEALQKFPIFKGMEFSTDRKTIESWMPLVMEGRDEKQPIAATNMKIGTDVNFGELTRDMFAWLSQQEGVNIYYGHDVKSMRRSGLGNGKWKLKIKNLETGDKFRQYTKFIFIGAGGGSLHLLEKADIPEGNGFGGFPVSGQWLKCVNEEVIKKHHAKVYGKASVGAPPMSVPHIDTRMINGKRELLFGPYAGFSTKFLKHGSYFDLPTSIKANNIGPMLAAGYHNMSLTKYLIEQVTQSKEDRLEALKEYLPDAKMEDWVLETAGQRVQVIKKDEEKGGKLEFGTEVINSADGSLAVLLGASPGASTAVSIMLDLMARCFPEEVASAEWQAKLKEMIPSYGQSLNNNEELLKEVREHSEKMLGLESLDEK
- the ruvX gene encoding Holliday junction resolvase RuvX — encoded protein: MPRVLAIDYGQKRTGIAVTDEMQIIASGLTTVDTPKLMDFLKDYFAKENVGKVLVGEPKQMNNEPSQSAAMIDDFVEKFKLQFPDMELERADERFTSKMAFQTMIDSGLKKKQRQNKSLIDEISATILLQDYLVRKKI
- a CDS encoding class I SAM-dependent methyltransferase encodes the protein MKDNFSTQAGQYAKFRPSYPQEMIEYIVSQVKNRELALDVATGNGQVAALLSGYFTKVFANDISQKQLDNAAKKENIIYSVSSAEKTEFDDNSFDLITVAQAIHWFDFDAFYKEVYRILKPDGIFAVMGYGLLYTNAEADKILRHFYEDITGPYWDPERRYLDENYTTIPFPFNEQEIPRFVNEFTWEFEQLTGYLETWSAVQHYIKEHNTNPVDIIRDELKEVWEKGDRKVYFPLLLRVGQLK